The DNA segment CACGGTGTCCGGTACGCCGAGTTCCACGCTCGGCTCGCCCGCGATCGCGCACGCGGACGCCGCATCCGGCTCGCCGTCACCGCCGCCGCACGCGACGGCCAGCGCGGCGGTGGCCGCCAGTGCCAGGTTCCGCATCGATACGACGATATGCGCACGGCGGGCCGCTCGCAATGCGGCGGCGCACGTCGCGACCCGTGTCACGCCGGGGAGCTGCCGGCGGCGCCGGCCCGCGAGTCCGCCGGCAGCGGGTCGAAGTGTGCGAACGGGTCCTCCATCCACGCGCGCAGGGTGCGAGCCATGCGCGCCGCGTGGGCGCCATCGAGCACGCGGTGGTCGAACGTCGCGTTGACCGCCATCACCTTGCCGGGGACGACCGCGCCGCCGTCGACGACCGGCTGGTCCTCCACCGCGCCCATCGCGATCACCAGCGGCACCCGGCTGTACGGCACGAGCGGCACGTACGCCTCGCTGAGCCCGATCGAGCCGATGTTCGTGATCATCACCGAGCCGAACGGATCGCGCGGCACTCCCGCCCATCGCAGGTCGAGGTTGGCGGTGTAGCTCAGCCAGCTCACCGCTTTCATCACGCGGTTGAGCAGCAGCGACGGCACGCGCCGGAACATGCCGCGCGAGCTGCGAAACCGGCGGTCGCGGTCGGCGCGCACCCGCTCGACGCGGCGCTCCAACTCGTCGATGATGTCGGCGAGCGACTTCTGCTCCGGGTCGTACACCGTGGTGCCGCTGAGGTCGATCTGGCCGGTCTGCGGGTCCGTGAGCACGACCTGCAGGAACACGCCGATGCGCTTGCGCAGGTAGATGCGGTTGAACCGCAGGATCGCGTTCGCGTCCGGCATGTCGGCGAGCACCGCGCCGACCGCCTTGGCCATCATGTGGGTCACGGTGAGCCGCTTGCCGGTCGCCGCCCGGTACGCGTCGCGGTACGCGAGCGCCCGCTCCATCCGCAGCGTCAGCTTGCCGTACACCGACGGGTCGTAGGTCGTTTCCCACGTCCCGATCGCGATGCGGCGAAACGGGGACAGGTCGCGCTTGTGCTGTAGCTCGAGGTTCGGCATCGCGCTCGATTATCGCGCGGCGCGGCCGGCCGCTGGCGCGGTATGCTCGCCGTATGGTGGATCGAGGCAAGCCGGCCCGTC comes from the Deltaproteobacteria bacterium genome and includes:
- a CDS encoding 2-oxo acid dehydrogenase → MPNLELQHKRDLSPFRRIAIGTWETTYDPSVYGKLTLRMERALAYRDAYRAATGKRLTVTHMMAKAVGAVLADMPDANAILRFNRIYLRKRIGVFLQVVLTDPQTGQIDLSGTTVYDPEQKSLADIIDELERRVERVRADRDRRFRSSRGMFRRVPSLLLNRVMKAVSWLSYTANLDLRWAGVPRDPFGSVMITNIGSIGLSEAYVPLVPYSRVPLVIAMGAVEDQPVVDGGAVVPGKVMAVNATFDHRVLDGAHAARMARTLRAWMEDPFAHFDPLPADSRAGAAGSSPA